TCATCGTGCGCGCACGACATTCTTGACCGATATGAGAGAGTAGTGCACGACACCACCCCTCGGTCGATACTTCGCGTTGTAGAAGAATGGGCGGCAAACCCCACGGCCAGGAATGCCAGGGCGGTCACAGAAGCAGTTCATGATAACAATTTCATGTCCTGCATAATCTCTCTTTCAGGGCAGATCGCCAATGATGAAAATACCAACAAAGCGAATCATGTCCGCGCAATGATTGCTTTGATGACTGTAGCGCTGGCTGCAGAAGCTGTATATGACAAGAACTACAGAATGACGGCGCTCAAAGCGGCGTCGGCCGTCAGAAAAATGGTGACCGAGGAAACGGCAGACCATCAGCTGGCTGTATTAGAACGACTTTCGAGAACCAATCCTGGGGCAAAGCCCACTCGGGTAGTCGGTGATCCGGCTATACTCACCAGTCTGCTGCAGTGACACATGTATGAGGAGACCAACAAACATGGTTAACATGGGAAAGAGCCCAAGCGTCAAGGTCCGCCTTATTTCAGAGGACGAAGTGAGGTTGGAAGGGCCAAACATAGGTGTGTTCTTCGAGTTCAACTTCAACAACAGCCACGAAACACCCGCCAAGATAAGGTACCGAAACGGTGGCATACTGATAGAGATGCCAAGAAAGGTCAAAGGAAAGACCACACCAAAAACAGTCAAACAGCAGTCTATTGACTCAACGATCTTTCTATCATTGATCGGGCACGTAAAGGAACCGGGAAAACCATGAAGACATCAATAGATGGCAGACTGGAACCATATCGGAAGCTTATGGAAAGCGCGTGGGAGTTGCAAGACACCAAAGGTAATATTGGCTTCACAGAACCAATCCTGGACCACGCGACAAGTGCCCTCAACCAATTCGAGGACTGGATTGTCTCCACGGCCCCAGAGCCAGGAAAGGTACGGTCTCACACAGGAGTGGCCGACCCCGAAGTACTCGCACGTCTCCTAGAGTGAAGGAACGTGTACGAAGCATTAGAGTTTGTTTGTGCCTCCGGTGACGACACAGTCACATTGGCACAGCACAAGAAGCTAGAAGAAGTTCTGAAAAGTGTTGACAACGTTATCGTCTACCGGTGGAAGACACGCAACGTTCCCTGGCTGGACAACACCACAATAGACGTGTTGTCTATCAGAGCAGTTTTGTTAGACCCCAAGAAAGACGAAGCCGTGCTCGAAGCCGCCTCTAAGCTGGGATTAGCATTTGACGAGTCAGAGTGGATCGATGACGTTGAACTTGCCAGAATCAGGAACCATGCGCTTCCCGGGCAGATTGGATAAGTGTGTTACACAATGCCAGAAGACAAATCAGTACTAATCGGAACTCTGCAAGACCTCTGCATTGATATCATATACGAGCGCGGTGGCCCAGTAGACGTAACCTTCATTCAGAATTCACTAAATAAGCTTCTCCCAATGCGGAGCTCCAGCTGGTTGAACGGCTGGCCTTGTCTTACAGATTATCATGATGCATTAGCAGAACTTCAGGCACGTGGGTTGACCGCCTACTCCCAAGGGAATCATTACCTCGCGTGGGCTGGAAGGAACTACGCAAAGAAGAATAGGAACAAGATAGACAGGTTGATGGAAGGACGCAAAACCGGCGTATTCAAAGCAAAAATCCGATCGACTAAACAAACGGTCCTGGTTCGAGACTTTGGGTGCCTCTTCAGCCCACGTTGGTGGTCATCGACTGAAGGGTATTATCATACAGAGCTAGACTTCACAACGCTGTCGCCTGTATCAATCAACGACCCAAACACACTACTTGGTCTGATTTAATCTCCGTTTTAAGTAACAATACTGGTGAAATGGAATGCAAAACGATGAACGCAAACTGTACGTGAGTATCGACGCCGAGTACACGGGACCGATTCCACCGAAATACTCGCTGCTGAGTATAGGAGCGTGCTTGGTCGACAGGCCCGAAGTCAAGTTCTATGTAGAGATCAAACCACTAGAAGACTCTGCAACCACTGATTCTGCGAGGCAAGTGCTTGGGGACCAGTTTCTCGGCAAATGCAATGCATCCGGATCGTCACCAGAGGTTGCAATGAGAGAGTTCGCGGCATGGCTTGAGAATCATGTAACAGGAAAGCCCATTGGTGTATTCTTCAACGCACCAAGTGACTTCCTGTTCATCTCTTGGTATTTCCACACATACATT
This genomic stretch from Nitrososphaerota archaeon harbors:
- a CDS encoding 3'-5' exoribonuclease — protein: MQNDERKLYVSIDAEYTGPIPPKYSLLSIGACLVDRPEVKFYVEIKPLEDSATTDSARQVLGDQFLGKCNASGSSPEVAMREFAAWLENHVTGKPIGVFFNAPSDFLFISWYFHTYIGYNPLGINAIDMKGVYMGKFGKPWRQTNKRAIHDSGFVTTSKHTHNALDDAIEQAELFRMILDVKKA